One window from the genome of Treponema sp. OMZ 838 encodes:
- the lgt gene encoding prolipoprotein diacylglyceryl transferase, producing the protein MICAIQYPSWIQPEIIPGFPFLRWYGFMYLVAFAIAFMLFKVQVNKGELQRYAKSEKPITNEDIIDFFTWSLFGLMLGARIFATLVYEPEWLYWQKPWLIFWPFSQTREWTGLQGMSYHGGFIGCFLGAFLWTKRHKQDFFAWADTAAAGIPLGYTFGRLGNFFNGELYGRITTSPIGMLFPSVPLYDCFPVKEAWVREFAAKAGVAIQEGAQYVNLPRHPSQLYEALFEGVLLWIAVWLVRNKKPFNGFLFCFYTIGYGLVRFFIEYFRQPDYELGFRIAAAADEANIYLFSSFKNISTGQVFCFMMIAGGLIGIGLLARYNRKRNHG; encoded by the coding sequence ATGATTTGTGCTATTCAATATCCGTCGTGGATACAACCGGAGATTATTCCGGGCTTTCCCTTTTTACGATGGTACGGGTTTATGTACCTCGTTGCGTTTGCGATAGCTTTCATGCTGTTTAAGGTACAGGTTAATAAAGGCGAGTTACAACGGTACGCAAAAAGCGAAAAGCCTATCACGAATGAAGATATCATCGACTTTTTTACCTGGTCGCTTTTTGGGCTGATGCTCGGCGCCCGCATTTTTGCAACGCTGGTATATGAACCGGAATGGCTTTATTGGCAAAAACCGTGGTTGATCTTTTGGCCGTTTTCCCAAACAAGAGAATGGACGGGGCTGCAAGGGATGTCGTACCACGGAGGTTTTATCGGCTGCTTCTTAGGTGCCTTTCTGTGGACAAAGCGGCATAAGCAGGACTTTTTTGCATGGGCGGATACCGCAGCAGCAGGAATACCGCTCGGCTACACCTTCGGAAGGCTTGGAAACTTTTTTAACGGCGAACTCTACGGGCGCATCACAACAAGTCCCATCGGTATGCTCTTTCCGTCGGTGCCACTGTACGACTGCTTCCCGGTCAAAGAAGCATGGGTACGGGAGTTTGCGGCAAAAGCAGGAGTCGCCATACAAGAAGGAGCTCAATATGTCAACCTACCCCGCCACCCAAGCCAGCTGTATGAGGCACTTTTTGAAGGAGTACTCCTCTGGATTGCAGTATGGCTGGTACGCAATAAAAAACCGTTTAACGGCTTTTTATTTTGTTTCTACACCATCGGGTACGGGCTTGTCCGTTTTTTCATCGAATACTTCCGACAACCCGATTATGAGCTGGGCTTCCGGATTGCCGCTGCTGCGGACGAGGCAAATATCTATCTTTTTAGCTCGTTCAAAAATATTTCTACCGGACAAGTCTTTTGCTTTATGATGATTGCAGGCGGTCTCATCGGTATCGGTCTTTTAGCTCGGTATAATCGGAAGCGTAATCATGGATAA